A portion of the Edaphobacter lichenicola genome contains these proteins:
- a CDS encoding nuclear transport factor 2 family protein has product MKKPELQDHLYALEERLLHPDREADRKALIPLFAEEYKEFCTSGRVFNRQQTIDVLLTGAARPATIHHFYIAQLAENVVLATYRVTTAVAISHRSSLWTLRDNRWQLYFHQGTIAT; this is encoded by the coding sequence ATGAAAAAGCCCGAACTGCAAGACCACCTCTACGCGCTCGAAGAGCGTCTCCTTCACCCCGACCGCGAGGCCGACAGAAAAGCTCTGATCCCTCTCTTCGCCGAAGAGTACAAAGAGTTCTGCACCTCTGGCCGCGTCTTCAACCGTCAGCAGACTATTGACGTCCTGCTTACCGGCGCCGCGCGCCCCGCAACGATCCACCACTTTTACATCGCGCAGCTCGCAGAAAATGTAGTCCTCGCCACCTACCGTGTCACCACCGCCGTCGCCATCTCCCACCGCTCCTCGCTCTGGACCCTCCGCGATAATCGCTGGCAGCTCTACTTCCACCAGGGCACCATCGCCACCTAG
- the prmC gene encoding peptide chain release factor N(5)-glutamine methyltransferase, whose protein sequence is MTLRQAITAAATQLAEDEHLRATANRDAELLLLLLLQISRANLLAYPERELPSNQQTAYQSLIERRLQHEPIQYITGEQEFYGLNFHVTPAVLIPRPETEHLVEAVLKLLPSNQSVTLADIGTGSGAIAIALAAHLPHAAITALDISLDALAIATTNARENNVADRILFLQSDLLSALSPEEEFDAIVSNPPYIPEIDRLSLHPQVRDHEPTTALFAGEMGLDIYRRLIPQAHKALKQNGLLALEIGHGQQAALTELLSGWNTVSFIDDLQQIPRVALARKP, encoded by the coding sequence ATGACGCTCCGACAGGCCATCACCGCCGCCGCAACCCAACTCGCTGAAGACGAGCATCTCCGCGCCACCGCTAACCGCGACGCCGAACTTCTGCTCCTCCTTCTATTACAGATCTCTCGCGCAAACCTGCTCGCCTATCCAGAGCGCGAACTTCCCTCCAACCAGCAAACCGCCTATCAAAGCTTGATCGAACGTCGCCTGCAACACGAACCAATCCAATACATCACTGGCGAGCAGGAGTTTTACGGCCTCAACTTTCACGTCACGCCAGCCGTCCTTATTCCGCGCCCAGAGACCGAGCATCTCGTCGAAGCTGTCCTAAAACTCCTTCCATCGAACCAGTCGGTGACGCTCGCCGACATAGGCACCGGCTCCGGTGCCATCGCAATCGCACTCGCCGCGCACCTTCCCCACGCCGCGATCACCGCTCTCGACATCTCACTCGACGCGCTTGCCATAGCAACCACCAATGCCCGCGAAAACAACGTAGCCGACCGCATCCTCTTCCTCCAGTCCGACCTGCTGAGCGCACTCAGCCCGGAAGAAGAGTTCGACGCCATTGTCAGCAACCCACCGTATATCCCGGAGATCGACCGCCTCTCCCTTCACCCTCAAGTCCGCGACCACGAGCCCACCACCGCGCTCTTCGCTGGCGAAATGGGACTCGACATCTATCGTCGCCTCATTCCTCAAGCCCACAAAGCGCTCAAACAGAATGGCCTGCTCGCCCTTGAGATCGGCCACGGCCAGCAAGCCGCCCTCACCGAACTACTCTCCGGCTGGAACACCGTCTCTTTTATCGACGACCTTCAGCAGATCCCCCGCGTCGCCCTTGCCCGCAAACCGTAA
- the prfA gene encoding peptide chain release factor 1, with the protein MFDRLDQLEARYEDLGRQMSDPTLVNDQKKFQAIAKQHRDMEPTVEKFREYRKIKDGIAEAKAMLADPDPDVKEMAQAELDTLEPRLAPVEEQLKVLLLPKDPNDEKNVILELRAGTGGDEAALFVAEVFRMYMRFAEQHKWKVEVLSQTESGIGHGLKDITAIIEGENVYSQLKYESGVHRVQRVPATETQGRVHTSAITVAVLPEAEEVDIKIEAKDLRIDTFCSSGPGGQSVNTTYSAVRITHLPTNTVVSCQDEKSQIKNREKGMRVLRARLYEVEAERIHQLQAKDRKQQIGSGDRSEKIRTYNFPQNRLTDHRIGLTNHQLAMVMEGQIQPTIDALIAHYTAEKLKAEAEAA; encoded by the coding sequence ATGTTCGACCGCCTCGACCAACTCGAAGCCCGTTACGAAGACCTCGGCAGGCAGATGTCCGACCCCACGCTGGTCAACGACCAGAAGAAGTTCCAGGCCATCGCCAAACAGCACCGCGATATGGAACCAACCGTCGAGAAGTTTCGCGAGTACCGCAAAATTAAGGACGGCATCGCCGAAGCCAAGGCTATGCTCGCTGACCCGGATCCCGATGTGAAAGAGATGGCTCAGGCCGAACTCGACACGCTGGAGCCGCGTCTTGCGCCCGTCGAAGAGCAGCTTAAAGTTCTGCTCCTGCCAAAGGACCCCAACGACGAGAAGAACGTCATCCTCGAACTCCGCGCCGGTACCGGTGGCGACGAGGCTGCCCTCTTCGTAGCCGAGGTCTTCCGCATGTACATGCGCTTTGCCGAACAACACAAGTGGAAGGTCGAAGTCCTCTCCCAGACCGAATCCGGCATCGGCCACGGCCTGAAAGACATTACCGCCATCATCGAAGGCGAGAACGTCTACTCGCAGCTCAAATACGAATCAGGCGTGCACCGTGTCCAGCGCGTGCCAGCAACCGAAACCCAGGGCCGCGTTCATACCTCAGCCATCACTGTTGCCGTGCTCCCGGAGGCGGAAGAAGTCGATATCAAGATCGAAGCCAAGGATCTCCGCATCGACACCTTCTGCTCCTCTGGCCCCGGCGGACAATCGGTCAACACGACCTACTCCGCTGTTCGCATCACCCATCTTCCGACCAACACCGTCGTCAGCTGCCAGGATGAGAAGTCGCAGATCAAGAACCGCGAAAAAGGCATGCGCGTGCTGCGTGCTCGCTTGTATGAGGTGGAGGCCGAGCGCATTCACCAGCTTCAGGCCAAGGATCGCAAACAACAGATCGGTTCCGGCGACCGCAGCGAGAAGATCCGCACCTACAACTTCCCGCAGAACCGCCTCACCGACCACCGCATCGGCCTGACGAACCACCAGCTCGCGATGGTGATGGAGGGTCAGATCCAGCCCACCATCGACGCGCTCATCGCTCACTACACCGCGGAGAAGCTGAAGGCTGAAGCCGAAGCTGCCTGA
- a CDS encoding DUF885 domain-containing protein — MRPHLLPLLLATCLYAAPILAQTPSVETRLAAQNALFEEIYQADLKNSPERATAYGDYRYNDQLSDRSLAAIARRHSEDTTNMARLQAVSTTGFLEQDILSHDLLIRVLQQRITDYDLKEYEMPVDQMNGIHTGLADLPLSMPFDSVKHYEDYIARLHQIPRVLAQTTEVLRAGLKDNLMPVRFLLEKVPGQCNGIIESDPFLIPTKKFPASISAADQKRLTDEITEAATKDVLPAYRTFAAFITTEYAPHGRTTLSVTSLPDGEKRYQNDILGRTTTHLTPEQIHTLGLNEVARITAEMTALAHKAGFADLAAFRASINNNPKWTPTSAEQILDDYRHYIAQMQPKLPDLFTVIPGSPVTVEAIPAFQSADSTHYQTGTPDGKRPGRVVVATSDFSKRTLVLDEAVAYHEGIPGHHMQLSVQQQLKGLPKFRLHTGFSAYAEGWALYAEQLGKEVGFYQDPVSDYGRLNSELFRAVRLVVDTGIHADGWSRDQVVDYMRKNDVNEPLIQSETDRYIAWPGQACSYKLGQLKILELRERAKKELGSNFDIRTFHDEILSGGSLPLDMLDARTTQWIATQKARSSKILQTGVPVVP, encoded by the coding sequence ATGCGCCCCCACCTCCTGCCGCTTCTTCTGGCAACCTGCCTCTACGCTGCACCGATCCTCGCCCAGACTCCCTCCGTCGAAACTCGCCTCGCCGCACAAAATGCTCTCTTCGAAGAGATCTACCAGGCCGATCTGAAGAACAGCCCCGAGCGCGCCACCGCCTACGGAGACTATCGCTACAACGATCAGCTCAGCGACCGCTCCCTCGCCGCCATCGCCCGTCGCCACTCCGAAGACACCACCAACATGGCTCGACTTCAGGCCGTCTCGACCACAGGATTTCTCGAACAGGACATACTTTCCCACGACCTCCTCATTCGCGTTCTCCAGCAACGCATCACCGACTACGACCTCAAAGAGTACGAGATGCCCGTCGACCAGATGAACGGCATCCACACCGGCTTGGCCGACCTCCCTCTCTCCATGCCCTTCGACTCAGTCAAGCACTACGAGGACTACATCGCACGCCTGCATCAGATCCCACGTGTTCTCGCCCAGACCACCGAAGTTCTTCGCGCTGGTCTCAAAGACAACCTGATGCCCGTCCGCTTTCTCCTCGAAAAAGTGCCCGGCCAATGCAACGGCATCATCGAATCCGATCCATTCCTCATTCCAACAAAAAAGTTCCCCGCCAGCATCTCCGCGGCAGACCAGAAACGTCTCACCGATGAGATCACTGAAGCTGCCACCAAAGACGTCCTTCCCGCCTACCGCACCTTCGCCGCCTTCATCACTACCGAATACGCCCCACACGGCCGCACCACACTCTCCGTCACCTCGCTCCCCGATGGAGAGAAGCGCTACCAGAACGACATCCTCGGCCGCACCACCACTCACCTCACTCCCGAGCAGATCCACACCCTGGGCCTCAACGAAGTCGCACGCATCACCGCTGAGATGACCGCGCTCGCCCACAAGGCGGGCTTTGCCGATCTCGCCGCCTTCCGCGCCTCCATCAACAACAACCCCAAGTGGACCCCCACCTCAGCCGAGCAGATCCTCGACGACTACCGTCACTACATCGCGCAGATGCAGCCCAAACTCCCCGACCTCTTCACCGTCATTCCCGGAAGCCCTGTCACCGTCGAAGCCATCCCAGCCTTCCAGTCCGCCGACTCCACCCACTACCAAACCGGCACACCAGACGGCAAACGCCCCGGCCGCGTCGTCGTCGCCACCAGCGACTTCTCCAAACGAACCCTCGTGCTCGATGAGGCCGTCGCCTACCACGAAGGCATTCCCGGCCATCACATGCAGCTCTCGGTCCAGCAACAGCTCAAAGGACTACCGAAGTTCCGCCTGCACACCGGCTTCAGCGCATACGCCGAAGGCTGGGCGCTCTACGCCGAACAACTCGGCAAAGAGGTCGGCTTCTATCAAGACCCGGTCAGTGACTACGGGCGCCTTAACTCCGAGCTCTTCCGCGCCGTCCGCCTCGTCGTCGACACCGGCATCCATGCCGACGGCTGGTCACGCGATCAAGTCGTCGACTATATGCGCAAAAACGACGTCAACGAGCCTCTCATCCAATCCGAGACAGACCGCTACATCGCGTGGCCCGGTCAGGCCTGCTCCTACAAGCTCGGCCAGCTCAAGATCCTCGAGCTGCGCGAACGAGCAAAGAAAGAGCTAGGCTCGAACTTCGACATCCGCACCTTCCACGATGAGATTCTCAGCGGAGGCTCGCTCCCGCTCGACATGCTCGACGCCCGCACCACCCAATGGATCGCTACCCAGAAAGCCAGATCGAGCAAAATCCTACAGACCGGCGTACCAGTCGTACCCTAA
- a CDS encoding VOC family protein → MTRQHRSVLHRSAKHLFLFALLLILTASSRAQDEHTPPFNGIAHVAIRVRDLAASVAFYEKLGFEQAFDLRKNDVPYESFIKINDTQFIELYPVTEHDPDTGFLHLCFEGKDLQAINDDYATHGLTPKPVRKAGAGNLLFTMAGPIQPSGPQNIEYTQYMPGSLHSEDQGKHLGPDRVADKLIAVSLAMKDPTAARDFYINQLHFKPIANDPMYLHMPGESGQEVEIVPAALGSVAVITLQSENLGKAARHLHKEDVKAVKNGATLTITDPDGNVLLLDNR, encoded by the coding sequence ATGACCAGGCAACATCGCAGTGTGCTCCATCGTTCCGCGAAACACCTCTTCCTCTTTGCTCTTCTCTTGATTCTGACTGCCAGCAGCCGAGCGCAGGACGAGCACACTCCGCCCTTCAACGGCATCGCCCACGTGGCCATTCGCGTCCGCGACCTCGCTGCTTCCGTCGCATTCTACGAAAAGCTCGGCTTCGAACAAGCCTTCGATCTTCGCAAGAACGACGTCCCCTACGAGTCCTTCATCAAGATCAACGATACCCAGTTCATCGAGCTCTACCCTGTCACCGAACACGATCCCGACACCGGTTTCCTGCATCTCTGCTTCGAAGGCAAGGACCTCCAGGCCATCAACGACGACTACGCAACCCACGGCCTCACACCCAAGCCCGTCCGCAAGGCTGGGGCGGGCAACCTCCTCTTCACTATGGCTGGCCCAATTCAACCCTCCGGCCCGCAAAACATCGAGTACACGCAATACATGCCCGGCTCTCTGCATAGCGAAGACCAGGGCAAACACCTCGGCCCTGACCGCGTCGCTGACAAACTCATCGCTGTATCACTCGCGATGAAAGATCCCACAGCCGCTCGCGACTTCTACATTAACCAGCTTCACTTCAAACCCATCGCCAACGACCCGATGTATCTGCACATGCCCGGCGAGTCCGGGCAGGAGGTCGAGATCGTCCCAGCCGCCCTTGGCTCCGTCGCTGTCATCACCCTTCAATCGGAGAACCTCGGCAAGGCCGCTCGCCATCTCCACAAAGAGGATGTCAAAGCCGTCAAAAATGGAGCCACCCTCACCATTACCGATCCCGACGGTAACGTGCTTCTCCTCGATAACCGCTAA
- a CDS encoding molybdopterin-dependent oxidoreductase produces MSDGREEREEQEERRKWEKEKKDREDDLDRDWERDGDRERRDSRAAEVEAPNAAVRAESGQRTRRSFLIAAAAAVGGYGFYRWLDRSPMNMRLQEPLRHMLRFNAKVSRAIFNERGLAPTYPVAKSVELRTNGNYGLKMDLVPESYRLQMVGVEDAKGLPQYVDDVTAWEYQYEVKQEAGPVEHDTKVRPKSEPTGADDAAAKADPNGDAGAGLGPMMMGGPASTMVGSSAKGKALTVSPELEAVMKKMKRPRGQEEAGMSRSTLMPGTPGLLLKMDDVTSLPHHELVTEFKCIEGWSQVVHWGGYRLADLITKYPPEKKQDGSLPKYVYMETPDGDYYCGYSLQACMHPQSLLATEMAGRPLAQWHGAPMRLHMPIKYGYKQIKRIGLIAYTDMRPDDYWTKLGYDWYAGL; encoded by the coding sequence ATGAGCGACGGACGAGAGGAGCGCGAGGAGCAGGAGGAGCGGCGCAAGTGGGAGAAGGAAAAAAAAGATCGGGAGGACGATCTCGATCGTGATTGGGAGCGCGATGGAGACCGTGAGAGAAGAGATTCGCGGGCTGCGGAGGTTGAGGCGCCGAATGCCGCTGTTCGGGCGGAGTCGGGGCAGAGAACGCGTCGGAGTTTTTTGATCGCTGCTGCCGCGGCTGTGGGTGGGTATGGGTTTTATCGCTGGCTCGATCGTAGCCCGATGAACATGCGGCTTCAGGAGCCGCTGCGTCACATGCTCCGATTTAACGCGAAGGTGTCGCGCGCGATCTTTAATGAGCGCGGATTGGCACCGACGTATCCGGTAGCGAAGTCAGTGGAGCTGCGGACGAATGGGAACTACGGGTTGAAGATGGATCTGGTGCCGGAGAGCTATCGGTTGCAGATGGTGGGGGTGGAAGATGCGAAGGGTCTTCCGCAATATGTGGATGACGTGACGGCCTGGGAGTATCAGTACGAGGTGAAGCAGGAAGCAGGACCGGTCGAGCATGATACGAAGGTGCGGCCGAAGAGTGAGCCGACTGGAGCCGATGATGCTGCGGCGAAGGCCGATCCGAATGGAGATGCGGGTGCCGGACTGGGACCGATGATGATGGGCGGTCCGGCGAGCACGATGGTGGGCAGTAGCGCAAAGGGGAAGGCACTGACGGTTTCGCCAGAGCTTGAGGCGGTGATGAAGAAGATGAAGAGGCCGCGCGGTCAGGAGGAGGCGGGCATGTCGCGTAGCACGCTGATGCCGGGTACTCCTGGGTTGCTTTTGAAGATGGATGACGTTACGAGCCTGCCGCATCATGAACTGGTGACTGAGTTCAAGTGCATCGAGGGGTGGAGCCAGGTGGTGCATTGGGGTGGGTATCGGCTGGCGGATTTGATTACAAAGTATCCACCGGAGAAGAAGCAGGATGGGTCGCTGCCGAAGTACGTCTACATGGAGACGCCGGATGGAGATTACTACTGCGGGTATAGCCTGCAGGCTTGTATGCATCCGCAGAGTCTGCTGGCGACTGAGATGGCAGGGCGCCCGTTGGCGCAGTGGCATGGCGCACCGATGCGGTTACATATGCCGATCAAGTACGGTTACAAACAGATCAAACGCATTGGGCTGATTGCATATACCGACATGCGGCCCGACGATTACTGGACGAAGTTAGGGTACGACTGGTACGCCGGTCTGTAG
- a CDS encoding glycoside hydrolase family 127 protein gives MSFEISRRDVLRGGAAALVGGTLQRAGLAKGIDSATNVRPLEEVGYGQVTLKSPLHLAQLENARSVLIGLSDDSLLMPFRKMVGQGAPGEDIGGWYQYRSDYDYKKDNAGLAPSATFGQWVSALSRMSVITGDQSLRERAVRLNRLYAQTISTEYFAKNRFPAYCFDKLVCGLMDAHRLSGDTDALDILERTRKAALPELPGHAVDREVVWRQGKDVSWTWDESYTLPENLYLVSAQMGAEGSIYREMAGDYLDDATYFDPLARGENVLGGRHAYSYVNALCSAMQAYVVGGSEKHLQAAKNAFDMLTSQSFATGGWGPDEMLQTPGSGKVFASLAKSHNSFETPCGAYAHMKLTRYLLRCTRDGRYGDSMERVMYNTVLGAMPLQPDGHAFYYSDYHSRPSADVAEDPAKSSASRAQASAGERVYSDHRWPCCSGTLPQVVADYWINGYFREPGALWVNLYVPSVLRWSEGEASIEMEQSGTYPDTPEVHLSMKTSQPTGFSLKLRIPSWADGATVHVNGRSAPLKAVAGFATIRRKWRTGDVVTLVLPMKPRIEVLDPAHPETAAVMFGPRVLFALATDPVVISKANVLAVQQAGAGEWRMEAKHGSVNLVPFTSVGDRRYLTYIQVVG, from the coding sequence ATGAGCTTCGAGATCTCCAGGCGTGATGTTCTGCGGGGTGGGGCTGCCGCTCTCGTCGGCGGAACACTGCAGCGTGCCGGGCTTGCCAAAGGGATTGATTCGGCAACTAATGTGCGGCCACTGGAGGAGGTTGGTTACGGCCAGGTGACGCTGAAAAGTCCGCTGCATCTGGCACAGTTGGAAAATGCGCGCTCTGTGTTGATCGGGCTGAGCGACGATAGTCTGCTCATGCCGTTTCGCAAGATGGTCGGCCAGGGTGCACCGGGGGAGGATATCGGCGGGTGGTACCAATACCGGTCGGACTACGACTACAAAAAAGACAACGCCGGGTTGGCTCCAAGCGCGACCTTTGGCCAGTGGGTATCGGCCTTGTCGCGAATGTCGGTGATCACTGGGGATCAGTCGCTGCGAGAGCGGGCAGTTCGGCTGAACCGGCTATACGCGCAGACGATTTCGACGGAATATTTTGCAAAGAACCGCTTTCCAGCCTACTGCTTCGACAAGCTGGTATGCGGCTTGATGGATGCGCATCGGCTGTCTGGTGATACGGATGCGTTGGATATCTTGGAGCGTACACGCAAGGCTGCGCTGCCGGAGTTGCCAGGACATGCTGTGGATAGAGAGGTCGTATGGCGGCAAGGAAAAGACGTCTCCTGGACCTGGGATGAAAGCTACACGCTGCCAGAAAATTTGTATCTTGTGTCGGCACAAATGGGAGCTGAGGGGTCTATCTATCGCGAGATGGCTGGGGACTACCTTGATGACGCAACCTACTTCGATCCCCTTGCGCGTGGGGAGAACGTGCTGGGAGGCAGGCACGCATACAGTTATGTGAATGCGCTGTGTTCAGCGATGCAGGCGTACGTGGTCGGAGGGAGCGAAAAGCATCTGCAAGCGGCGAAAAATGCGTTCGACATGCTGACGTCTCAAAGTTTTGCGACTGGCGGGTGGGGACCGGATGAGATGCTGCAGACGCCGGGATCGGGGAAGGTGTTTGCGAGCCTTGCAAAGAGCCACAACAGCTTCGAGACACCGTGCGGAGCTTACGCGCACATGAAGTTGACTCGCTATCTGCTGCGCTGCACGCGGGACGGTCGTTACGGCGACAGTATGGAGCGTGTGATGTACAACACGGTGCTGGGCGCGATGCCGCTACAGCCAGATGGACACGCCTTCTATTATTCGGACTATCACTCGCGGCCTTCAGCCGACGTTGCCGAAGATCCTGCCAAGTCCTCCGCGAGCCGAGCGCAGGCTTCAGCGGGCGAGCGGGTTTACTCGGACCATCGCTGGCCCTGCTGCTCGGGAACGTTGCCGCAGGTGGTCGCGGACTATTGGATCAATGGCTATTTCCGTGAGCCCGGGGCGCTATGGGTAAATCTTTATGTGCCGTCCGTTCTGCGCTGGAGCGAAGGTGAGGCAAGCATCGAGATGGAGCAGAGTGGCACCTATCCGGACACTCCGGAGGTTCATTTGAGCATGAAGACTTCGCAGCCGACTGGGTTTTCGCTCAAGCTGCGAATTCCCTCGTGGGCGGATGGAGCAACCGTACATGTGAATGGACGGTCCGCGCCGCTAAAGGCTGTGGCTGGGTTTGCCACGATTCGACGCAAGTGGCGCACTGGTGATGTCGTGACGCTGGTCTTGCCAATGAAGCCGCGGATCGAGGTATTGGATCCGGCGCATCCCGAGACCGCCGCAGTCATGTTTGGGCCGAGGGTGCTGTTTGCGCTGGCTACGGATCCGGTAGTGATCAGTAAGGCGAATGTGCTTGCGGTGCAACAAGCCGGTGCAGGGGAGTGGAGGATGGAGGCTAAGCACGGTTCGGTAAATCTGGTGCCATTCACCTCAGTCGGAGACCGAAGATATTTAACTTATATTCAAGTAGTTGGTTAG
- a CDS encoding ATP-dependent DNA ligase, which translates to MALFSAVATLAEELSQEAGRLKKRAAIAAAIAAVHEGAQESDDAGWFALYVAGTPFAEADSRKLNAGGALLSKALLMVSGASDSALTAAYRRHGDMGAAAFDLLIAGGAAKTSELTLAEVSDVFAGMAAAKTTAIRAALVEGLLRRTTPLEAKYLLKLMLGDMRIGVKQSLVEEAIAIAAGASVEVVRRAVMLEADLAGAVRRAFAGTLGEARMRLFHPLGFMLASPVETPEEAVERFTEKPAKIPAVKEKKPRKAKKAQVEESLRRALELDPERETEVAVEAEAEESRRDFVPQASDVEAEEFRDASPADVIAVEAEDTDDGKKNLADAHSVKAFLEDKYDGMRAQVHCGDASQPGRVAIYSRNREDVTASFPELEEAFARVDPEHDGALIFDGEILGWDLEAGRALPFAVLGTRIGRKKVSNEMRGQVPVIFMAFDLMYAGGELLLELPLRERRNRLEAVAEALVERVASPVVVDERARGSQAVLFAGEESAGVERLMISPSRLVESAEDIDRAYADARARANEGVMLKAAESVYQPGRRGLAWVKLKRELATLDVVVTGAEFGHGRRAGILSDYTFAVRGPDGELLNVGKAYSGLTDSEINEMSTWMMEHTLEDQGFFRTVEPLMVLEVAFNNIMRSGRHASGFAMRFPRILRIRTDKPVDEIDTVERVEEIYQSQVDKPVEA; encoded by the coding sequence ATGGCTTTGTTTTCTGCAGTTGCGACGCTCGCGGAGGAGCTCTCGCAGGAGGCTGGACGGCTGAAGAAGCGCGCGGCAATTGCCGCTGCCATTGCGGCAGTCCACGAAGGCGCACAGGAGAGCGACGATGCCGGGTGGTTTGCGTTGTATGTTGCAGGGACACCGTTTGCCGAGGCAGATTCGCGCAAGCTGAACGCCGGTGGAGCGCTGCTGTCGAAGGCGTTACTGATGGTGAGTGGAGCAAGTGATTCGGCTTTGACCGCTGCGTACCGGCGGCACGGAGACATGGGGGCGGCTGCGTTCGATCTGCTGATCGCCGGCGGTGCAGCGAAGACGTCTGAGCTGACGCTGGCTGAGGTGTCCGACGTGTTTGCCGGGATGGCGGCCGCGAAGACGACGGCGATTCGTGCGGCTCTGGTGGAGGGACTACTGCGTCGGACCACGCCGCTTGAGGCGAAGTATCTGCTGAAGTTGATGTTGGGTGACATGCGGATCGGGGTAAAGCAGAGTCTCGTTGAGGAGGCGATTGCGATTGCCGCTGGCGCGTCGGTGGAGGTCGTTCGGCGGGCTGTCATGCTGGAGGCGGATCTTGCCGGAGCGGTACGGCGAGCATTTGCAGGGACGTTGGGTGAGGCGCGGATGCGGCTGTTTCATCCGCTGGGGTTCATGCTTGCGTCGCCGGTGGAAACTCCTGAGGAGGCGGTGGAGCGATTTACGGAGAAGCCCGCGAAGATACCAGCGGTGAAGGAGAAGAAGCCGCGGAAGGCAAAGAAAGCACAGGTCGAGGAGAGCTTGCGGCGGGCTCTCGAGCTCGATCCGGAACGGGAGACTGAGGTCGCCGTCGAGGCCGAAGCCGAAGAGTCACGACGAGACTTCGTCCCACAGGCTTCGGATGTGGAGGCGGAGGAGTTCAGGGATGCTTCGCCAGCGGATGTGATCGCGGTCGAGGCGGAAGATACTGATGACGGAAAGAAAAATTTGGCGGACGCGCACAGTGTTAAGGCGTTTCTCGAGGACAAATATGACGGGATGCGTGCGCAGGTGCACTGTGGGGATGCCAGTCAGCCGGGCCGTGTGGCGATCTACTCTCGCAATCGGGAAGATGTAACGGCGAGCTTTCCGGAGTTGGAGGAGGCGTTTGCGCGGGTCGATCCGGAGCACGATGGAGCCCTAATCTTCGACGGAGAGATTCTTGGCTGGGACCTGGAGGCAGGCAGGGCGCTGCCGTTCGCGGTATTGGGGACGCGGATTGGCAGGAAAAAGGTCTCGAACGAGATGCGTGGGCAGGTGCCAGTGATATTTATGGCGTTCGATCTTATGTATGCGGGCGGCGAACTGCTGCTTGAGCTGCCGCTGCGCGAGAGGCGCAATCGACTGGAGGCGGTGGCGGAGGCGCTGGTGGAGCGGGTGGCATCGCCGGTGGTGGTGGATGAACGAGCAAGGGGCTCGCAGGCGGTATTGTTTGCGGGCGAAGAGAGCGCTGGCGTGGAGCGGCTGATGATCTCGCCCTCGCGTCTGGTGGAGTCGGCTGAGGATATCGATCGTGCGTATGCCGATGCGCGTGCGCGGGCGAATGAGGGTGTGATGCTGAAGGCGGCGGAGTCGGTGTATCAGCCCGGGAGGCGAGGCCTTGCATGGGTGAAGTTGAAGCGCGAACTGGCGACTCTGGATGTGGTGGTGACGGGCGCGGAGTTTGGGCATGGAAGGCGCGCTGGAATCCTGAGTGACTACACCTTTGCAGTGCGTGGTCCTGATGGCGAGCTGCTGAATGTGGGGAAGGCCTACTCCGGTCTCACCGACAGCGAGATTAATGAGATGAGCACTTGGATGATGGAACATACGCTTGAAGACCAGGGGTTTTTTCGCACCGTCGAACCATTGATGGTGCTGGAGGTTGCGTTCAACAACATCATGCGGAGTGGGCGGCATGCAAGTGGATTCGCCATGCGGTTTCCGCGAATCCTACGAATCAGAACGGATAAGCCGGTCGACGAGATCGACACAGTGGAGCGGGTGGAGGAGATCTACCAGTCGCAGGTGGACAAGCCGGTAGAGGCTTAG
- a CDS encoding YybH family protein, with protein MRIFRAFVVLLAVAVFANAPHMLAQASSQDDQQIRALLNKQATDWNRGDLDAFATGYKDSPDILFMGSPIDKGYAAMVARYHKAFPTREKMGTLTFSEVEVQPLDERFATVTGRFHLERTSAAGGNADGYYLLVMEKTADGWKAIRDATTNLPKVAAK; from the coding sequence GTGCGAATCTTTCGTGCTTTCGTTGTGTTGCTTGCCGTAGCCGTGTTTGCTAATGCGCCCCACATGTTGGCCCAAGCCAGTTCGCAAGATGATCAGCAGATCCGCGCTCTTCTGAACAAGCAAGCCACGGACTGGAATCGCGGGGACCTGGACGCCTTTGCTACGGGATATAAAGATTCGCCCGATATCCTGTTTATGGGTTCGCCTATCGATAAGGGCTATGCGGCGATGGTAGCGCGATATCACAAAGCCTTTCCGACCCGCGAGAAGATGGGAACGCTTACCTTTTCGGAGGTTGAGGTTCAGCCGCTCGATGAACGATTTGCTACGGTGACCGGGCGCTTTCACCTGGAACGGACGAGTGCCGCCGGTGGAAATGCGGATGGATATTATCTTCTCGTGATGGAGAAGACGGCCGACGGGTGGAAGGCCATTCGTGATGCCACAACCAATCTGCCAAAGGTTGCGGCGAAGTAG